The Aureispira anguillae genome contains a region encoding:
- the dnaN gene encoding DNA polymerase III subunit beta yields the protein MQFSISSADLKEQLQIINGAISSNPILPILEDFLFKIEGDTLTIAATDNQTFMTAALHVDADEDGCVAIPAKILLDTLKQLPTQPLKFSIDLETFAVAVTSQFGQYKLAGEDGNDFPKIPTPDNVDNIDVPATILLEGINKTLFATSTNESQVAMTGVFVQINGEGLTFVATDAHKLVKYGFTDIETSLDGAFILPKKALNLLKNALANSNQSVSIAYNDTNAIFYFDNQVLSCRLIDENYPNYGAVIPSDNPNTMSITRTDFLNSLKRIANYANKTTNQVKLEISDSSLTIEAEDLDFSNRATEQLPCYYDGEAMTIGFNAKFLIEMLNTIGGDNVRIELSSPNRAGILRTEEQAPNEDLLMLVMPVMLNV from the coding sequence ATGCAATTTTCTATTTCTTCAGCAGACCTTAAAGAGCAACTTCAAATTATTAATGGTGCTATTAGTTCTAATCCTATTTTACCAATATTAGAAGACTTCCTATTTAAAATTGAAGGCGATACACTTACTATTGCAGCTACGGATAACCAAACTTTTATGACTGCAGCCTTGCATGTAGATGCGGATGAAGATGGTTGCGTGGCTATTCCTGCTAAAATTTTATTGGATACCTTAAAACAATTACCAACGCAGCCTCTTAAGTTTTCAATTGATTTGGAAACATTTGCTGTTGCAGTAACTTCTCAATTTGGACAATATAAATTGGCAGGAGAAGATGGTAACGATTTTCCTAAGATACCAACTCCTGATAATGTAGATAATATTGATGTTCCTGCAACTATTTTGCTAGAGGGGATTAACAAAACGCTTTTTGCGACCAGTACCAATGAATCTCAGGTAGCTATGACAGGTGTTTTTGTACAGATAAATGGCGAAGGATTGACCTTTGTAGCGACGGATGCTCACAAATTAGTCAAATATGGATTTACAGATATAGAAACAAGTTTGGATGGTGCGTTTATTTTGCCTAAAAAAGCATTGAACCTACTTAAGAATGCCTTAGCAAATAGCAATCAAAGTGTTAGCATTGCTTATAACGATACCAATGCAATTTTCTATTTTGATAATCAAGTCTTGTCTTGTCGTTTGATTGATGAAAACTATCCTAATTATGGGGCTGTTATCCCTTCAGACAATCCTAACACGATGAGTATTACAAGAACGGATTTTTTAAATTCGTTAAAACGTATTGCTAATTATGCCAATAAAACAACCAATCAGGTAAAATTAGAAATTTCAGATAGTAGTTTGACAATAGAGGCAGAGGATTTGGATTTCTCTAATCGAGCAACAGAACAATTACCTTGCTATTACGATGGAGAGGCGATGACAATCGGCTTTAATGCTAAGTTTTTGATTGAAATGTTGAATACGATAGGAGGAGATAATGTTCGTATTGAATTATCTAGCCCAAATAGAGCTGGGATTCTTAGAACAGAAGAGCAGGCTCCCAACGAGGATTTGTTAATGCTTGTTATGCCTGTTATGTTAAATGTATAA